In Sphingomonas sp. LT1P40, the following are encoded in one genomic region:
- a CDS encoding tryptophan halogenase family protein: MARPLELVIVGGGTAGWMCAAACAAKLDPARARVRLVESEEIGTVGVGEATLPQMKDFNDFLGLDEVAFMQATQASFKLGIEFVNWGREGDRYIHPFGTFGRPIGEADFFSYWVRARRADKAAPLFDYCFPIVAAQQNKFMLPSGKPDDVRNAFSYAYHLDAFLYARFLRRWAEARGIERVEGRIVDVERDGEGGDVAAVTLASGVKVAGDLFIDCSGFRSLLLGQTLGVELDDWTHWLPCDSAAAVPSVRSSDFTPYTRSTRRKAGWQWRIPLQHRTGNGYVYSSADISDDEAAATLLANLDGEALAEPRVLRFKAGKRKAAWSRNVIGMGLAGGFLEPLESTSIYLVQMAIMHMLTLLPDADGVDAALPAEFNRVMDVEYDRIRDFLILHYMANEADAPLWERVTTMEVPDTLADKIARFRHRGHVAAYRDGLFGPPSWHAVFVGQGIEPVAADRLADALPNDVLEQRLAGVADAIARGVEGVSSHAEFVARYCPAPVP; the protein is encoded by the coding sequence ATGGCGCGACCGCTTGAACTCGTAATCGTGGGCGGGGGGACCGCCGGGTGGATGTGCGCGGCGGCCTGTGCCGCCAAGCTGGACCCGGCGCGTGCGCGCGTGCGGCTGGTCGAATCCGAAGAGATCGGGACGGTCGGCGTCGGCGAAGCGACGCTGCCGCAGATGAAGGATTTCAACGACTTTCTGGGGCTTGATGAAGTCGCGTTCATGCAGGCGACTCAGGCCAGTTTCAAACTCGGCATCGAGTTCGTGAATTGGGGGCGGGAGGGGGATCGCTATATCCACCCGTTCGGTACGTTCGGCCGCCCGATCGGCGAGGCAGATTTCTTCAGCTATTGGGTACGGGCGCGGCGCGCGGACAAGGCAGCGCCGCTGTTCGATTATTGCTTCCCGATCGTCGCGGCGCAGCAGAACAAGTTCATGCTACCGAGTGGCAAGCCCGACGATGTGCGCAATGCATTCTCTTATGCCTATCACCTCGATGCATTTCTTTACGCGCGCTTCCTGCGACGCTGGGCCGAGGCGCGCGGGATCGAGCGGGTGGAGGGGCGGATCGTCGATGTCGAGCGGGACGGCGAGGGTGGCGATGTTGCGGCGGTGACGCTGGCGTCCGGGGTGAAGGTCGCGGGCGATCTGTTCATCGATTGCTCGGGGTTTCGCTCGTTGCTGCTCGGGCAGACCCTTGGTGTCGAGCTCGACGACTGGACGCACTGGTTGCCGTGCGACAGCGCAGCGGCGGTGCCTTCGGTGCGGTCGAGCGACTTCACGCCCTATACACGATCGACGCGACGCAAGGCGGGGTGGCAGTGGCGCATCCCGCTGCAACATCGCACCGGCAACGGTTACGTCTATTCCAGCGCGGATATCTCGGACGACGAGGCGGCGGCGACGTTGCTGGCGAACCTTGATGGCGAGGCGCTGGCGGAGCCGCGGGTGCTGCGGTTCAAGGCGGGGAAGCGTAAGGCGGCGTGGTCTCGCAATGTGATTGGCATGGGGCTGGCCGGGGGGTTCCTGGAGCCGCTGGAGTCGACCAGCATCTATCTGGTGCAGATGGCGATCATGCATATGTTGACGCTGTTGCCGGACGCGGACGGGGTCGACGCTGCGTTGCCCGCCGAATTCAACCGGGTGATGGACGTGGAGTATGATCGGATCCGCGACTTCCTGATCCTGCATTACATGGCGAACGAAGCCGATGCGCCGCTGTGGGAGCGGGTGACGACGATGGAGGTGCCGGACACGCTGGCGGACAAGATCGCGCGGTTTCGGCATCGCGGGCATGTCGCGGCATATCGTGACGGGCTGTTCGGACCGCCGAGCTGGCATGCGGTGTTCGTGGGGCAGGGGATCGAGCCGGTGGCGGCGGACCGGCTGGCGGATGCGTTGCCGAATGATGTGCTGGAGCAGCGGCTGGCGGGGGTGGCTGATGCGATTGCGCGGGGTGTCGAGGGCGTGTCGTCGCATGCTGAGTTCGTCGCGCGATATTGTCCGGCTCCTGTGCCGTGA
- a CDS encoding TonB-dependent receptor — translation MVDRVKGLGVRQNLLRGICVAALVSGITPAMAQDAAEADAADEVVITGARENLESAQNRKRNADTVVDSITAEDIGSFPDKSVAEALQRVPGITVVRFAGTDDTSHFSAEPSGVIVRGLSQVRSEFNGRDTFSANSSRGLSWQDISPELLGGIDTYKNQTADLIEGGIAGTVNLRTRVPFDSDGRLISLSIKNTYGDIAKKSTPEVSGIISDRWDTGIGEIGLMVNGAYSHAITSSQGVQFDRTAIFNGVFGPGKQYMPSGIYLRENEYDRKRYGVAAAFQWKSTDESMQLTGQYNRSQYNNSWREYAVYSSAVGPELYGRPSNFEFTDSALIGPLNGTAPFKFDEDGDFLSGWWSVPRPYVGEGNDNLGLGVNQSGQAFFNRCYAWEGCTNTQKAPQVDTAANALRNKQITQDFGLNFRWDVTDRLRVSFDGQYVDASVNNYNASVTARSYANTFVDLTGEYPRLQFTPTVADNINLSPGGLVNANNYHFYAITDHTEDSDGEEYAFRMDAEYSVDSGWLDAIKVGARYSDRDQTVRWGAYNWANISNNWTYTQASYFNTDRPIYGANATQIHNFGSNFFAGNQTNQNSFVFFNMDKLVDSAALASTLGRPSIGVGEYYPVCSGAGYRAGETIQGDYGCYLPSEIHKVSERTVAAYAMAKFGGDSLRIGGVKVSGNLGARLIWTKDATQGATTFANPFTADALVCTRGTDPGTGRPTATSGCVVGGSELAFNNGATVADTTAVNHFHVLPSFNIKFDLTDKLVSRFAYSRAMSRPDFGLLRNFLNVNRLSPNLNDTTDPRVTRDAAGNAIAYDWQYTGQSGNPGLKPITADQVDLTLEYYFARAGSVTVTGFYKQFYDYIQAGQFNLSVTNNGVTENVRLNRPVNGEGAGIYGAEFAFQSFFDFLPAPFDGFGVQANYTYVKNDGIETVNLTNETGAGTVGGGLSTETTTVRAKALEGVSEHSFNLVGMYEKGQVSARVAYNWRSKYLVTAIDCCVGFPIWQDAAGYLDASLRFRVSKALEFVLEGTNLLSTDTVLKQQVNSDGLLKPNAWFKQDRRFQLGARLNF, via the coding sequence ATGGTTGATCGAGTTAAGGGGTTAGGCGTTCGTCAGAATCTGCTGCGCGGCATCTGCGTCGCGGCGCTGGTCAGCGGCATTACGCCCGCGATGGCGCAGGATGCGGCAGAGGCCGATGCGGCCGATGAAGTCGTCATCACCGGCGCGCGCGAAAATCTGGAGTCAGCGCAGAATCGCAAGCGCAACGCCGATACGGTCGTCGATTCGATTACTGCGGAAGATATCGGTTCGTTCCCCGACAAATCGGTGGCCGAGGCGTTGCAACGCGTACCTGGCATCACCGTCGTCCGCTTTGCCGGTACCGACGATACCTCGCACTTTTCGGCCGAGCCGTCGGGCGTTATCGTTCGCGGTCTGAGCCAGGTGCGGTCGGAGTTCAATGGCCGCGACACGTTCAGCGCCAACTCCTCGCGCGGTCTGAGCTGGCAGGATATTTCGCCCGAATTGCTGGGCGGTATAGACACCTACAAGAACCAGACCGCCGACCTGATCGAAGGCGGCATCGCCGGCACGGTCAATCTGCGCACGCGTGTACCGTTCGACAGCGACGGGCGGCTGATTTCGCTCTCGATCAAGAACACCTATGGCGACATCGCCAAGAAATCGACGCCCGAAGTTTCGGGCATCATCTCCGACCGTTGGGATACCGGGATCGGCGAGATCGGCCTGATGGTCAACGGTGCCTATTCGCACGCAATCACGTCAAGCCAGGGTGTGCAGTTCGACCGAACGGCGATCTTCAACGGCGTGTTCGGCCCCGGCAAGCAATATATGCCGAGCGGCATCTATCTGCGCGAGAACGAATATGACCGGAAACGTTATGGCGTTGCCGCGGCGTTTCAGTGGAAGTCGACCGATGAATCGATGCAGTTGACGGGCCAGTATAACCGGTCGCAGTACAATAACAGCTGGCGCGAATATGCGGTTTATTCCAGCGCGGTGGGCCCCGAGCTTTATGGTCGACCTAGCAATTTTGAATTCACCGATTCGGCGCTGATCGGTCCGTTAAATGGCACGGCACCGTTCAAGTTCGATGAAGACGGCGATTTCCTGAGCGGCTGGTGGTCGGTACCGCGTCCGTATGTGGGCGAAGGCAACGACAATCTGGGGCTGGGCGTCAACCAGAGCGGGCAGGCGTTCTTCAACCGCTGCTATGCGTGGGAAGGTTGCACCAACACGCAAAAGGCACCGCAGGTCGATACCGCCGCAAATGCGCTGCGCAACAAGCAGATCACGCAGGATTTCGGCCTCAACTTCCGCTGGGACGTGACCGACCGGCTGCGCGTTTCGTTCGACGGCCAATATGTCGACGCCAGCGTGAACAACTACAACGCGTCCGTTACGGCGCGCAGCTATGCCAACACCTTCGTCGATCTGACCGGCGAATATCCGCGGTTGCAGTTCACCCCGACGGTGGCGGACAACATCAATCTGTCGCCAGGCGGTTTGGTCAACGCCAATAACTATCATTTCTATGCGATCACCGATCACACCGAGGACAGTGACGGCGAGGAGTATGCATTCCGCATGGACGCGGAATATTCGGTGGACTCGGGCTGGCTGGATGCGATCAAGGTCGGCGCGCGCTATTCCGATCGCGATCAGACGGTTCGCTGGGGCGCGTATAACTGGGCGAATATCTCCAACAACTGGACCTATACCCAGGCATCCTATTTCAACACCGATCGCCCAATTTATGGTGCGAACGCCACCCAGATTCACAATTTCGGCAGCAATTTCTTCGCGGGCAACCAGACCAACCAGAACTCGTTCGTATTCTTCAACATGGACAAGCTGGTCGATAGCGCCGCGCTGGCATCGACGTTGGGCCGTCCTTCGATCGGCGTAGGCGAGTATTACCCGGTCTGCTCCGGCGCGGGGTATCGCGCCGGTGAGACGATCCAGGGTGACTATGGCTGTTACCTGCCCAGCGAGATCCATAAGGTGAGCGAGCGGACGGTTGCCGCCTATGCTATGGCGAAGTTCGGGGGCGACAGCCTGCGGATCGGTGGCGTCAAGGTTTCCGGTAACTTGGGTGCACGACTGATCTGGACCAAGGATGCGACGCAAGGTGCGACGACCTTCGCCAACCCGTTCACGGCGGACGCGCTGGTTTGTACGCGTGGCACCGATCCGGGGACGGGTCGTCCGACGGCGACATCGGGCTGCGTGGTCGGCGGGTCGGAACTGGCGTTCAACAATGGCGCGACGGTGGCCGACACGACCGCGGTCAACCATTTCCATGTGTTGCCAAGCTTCAACATCAAGTTCGACCTAACCGACAAGCTGGTGTCGCGTTTCGCCTATTCGCGGGCGATGTCGCGGCCTGATTTCGGGCTGTTGAGGAACTTCCTGAACGTCAACCGGCTCTCGCCTAATTTGAACGATACGACCGATCCGCGCGTGACACGCGATGCCGCGGGCAATGCGATCGCCTATGACTGGCAATATACCGGCCAGTCCGGGAATCCAGGGTTGAAGCCGATCACGGCGGACCAAGTCGATCTGACGCTGGAATATTATTTCGCGCGCGCGGGGTCGGTCACCGTCACCGGTTTCTACAAGCAGTTCTACGATTACATTCAGGCGGGACAGTTTAACCTGTCGGTCACCAACAACGGCGTGACCGAGAATGTCCGGCTCAACCGGCCGGTCAATGGCGAAGGCGCGGGCATTTATGGTGCGGAGTTTGCTTTTCAGAGCTTCTTCGACTTCCTGCCTGCGCCATTCGACGGGTTCGGCGTGCAGGCGAACTATACCTATGTGAAGAATGACGGGATTGAGACCGTCAATCTTACGAATGAAACGGGTGCAGGCACGGTGGGCGGTGGACTTTCCACCGAAACAACGACCGTAAGGGCAAAGGCGCTGGAAGGTGTGTCCGAGCACAGCTTCAACCTGGTCGGCATGTATGAAAAGGGTCAGGTATCGGCGCGCGTCGCATATAACTGGCGCTCCAAATATCTGGTGACGGCGATCGATTGCTGTGTCGGCTTCCCGATCTGGCAGGATGCGGCCGGTTATCTGGATGCGTCGCTTCGCTTCCGCGTGAGCAAGGCGCTGGAGTTCGTACTGGAGGGTACCAATTTGCTGAGCACCGATACCGTGCTGAAGCAGCAGGTAAACTCGGACGGGCTGCTCAAGCCGAACGCCTGGTTCAAGCAGGACCGGCGTTTTCAGCTTGGCGCTCGCTTGAACTTCTGA